One window of the Trifolium pratense cultivar HEN17-A07 linkage group LG2, ARS_RC_1.1, whole genome shotgun sequence genome contains the following:
- the LOC123906775 gene encoding uncharacterized protein LOC123906775, whose product MGNCQAVDAAVLVIQHPCGKIDRLYWPVTASEVMKTNPGHYVSLIIPLPPQPQEQNQEQKKTVRFTRVKLLRPNETLNLGHAYRLITNQEVMKVLKAKKHAKTKKTQEDTVQKEKQGSGCETKKGEESDQGKTYQGGRAERNRQRAAAGSTNPAAVQRSKSWRPSLQSISESPKV is encoded by the exons atgGGAAATTGTCAAGCTGTGGATGCTGCAGTTCTTGTGATCCAACATCCATGTGGGAAGATAGATAGATTGTATTGGCCAGTTACTGCTAGTGAAGTTATGAAAACAAATCCAGGTCATTATGTTTCTTTGATTATACCATTACCTCCTCAACCACAAGAACAGAATCAAGAACAGAAGAAAACAGTGAGGTTTACTCGTGTTAAGTTGCTTAGGCCTAATGAGACTCTTAATCTTGGTCATGCTTATAGACTCATCACTAATCAAG AGGTTATGAAGGTATTGAAAGCAAAGAAGCATGCAAAGACTAAGAAAACACAAGAAGATACAGTGCAGAAAGAAAAGCAAGGTTCAGGTTGTGAGACAAAGAAAGGAGAAGAATCTGACCAAGGAAAGACATATCAG GGAGGAAGAGCAGAGAGAAACAGACAAAGGGCAGCAGCAGGGTCTACAAATCCTGCTGCTGTACAGAGGTCAAAATCTTGGCGCCCATCTTTACAAAGCATTTCAGAGTCACCAAAAGtttaa